In one window of Arachis ipaensis cultivar K30076 chromosome B06, Araip1.1, whole genome shotgun sequence DNA:
- the LOC107648719 gene encoding zinc finger protein ZAT11, whose translation MKRQRENEGYCSVESIDLVKCLMLLPLLQERSNKSSTSSMHHRNGSAEFECKTCNRKFSSFQALGGHRASHKRQKLEDGEEELKQQAKSLSLWNNPKMHECSICGLKFSLGQALGGHMRKHRGLAESSSSSSSSSSSLINHVIEKTPVLMRSNSKRITCLNLDLNLTPFDPHDDSFANPTPIPLPLSFF comes from the coding sequence ATGAAGAGACAGAGAGAAAATGAAGGTTATTGTTCAGTAGAGAGCATTGATTTGGTGAAATGCCTAatgcttcttcctcttctccaagAAAGAAGCAACAAGTCATCAACGTCATCAATGCATCATAGAAATGGGTCTGCGGAGTTTGAGTGCAAGACTTGCAACCGCAAGTTCTCTTCGTTTCAAGCACTGGGTGGGCACAGGGCTAGCCACAAGAGGCAGAAGCTAGAAGATGGCGAAGAAGAACTGAAGCAACAAGCCAAATCACTGAGCCTGTGGAACAACCCCAAGATGCACGAGTGCTCCATTTGTGGCCTTAAATTCTCTTTAGGCCAAGCACTCGGTGGTCACATGAGAAAACACAGAGGATTAGccgaatcatcatcatcatcatcatcatcatcatcatcattaatcAACCATGTTATTGAGAAAACCCCCGTTCTTATGAGATCTAACAGCAAGAGGATTACGTGTCTCAACTTGGATTTGAACTTAACACCTTTCGACCCTCATGATGACTCCTTTGCCAACCCCACACCCATCCcacttcctctttctttcttctga